In Candidatus Hamiltonella defensa 5AT (Acyrthosiphon pisum), one genomic interval encodes:
- a CDS encoding Ig-like domain-containing protein, with protein MREPGYEYTSELGEKGKSKNYSLTVTTYVGEKNKESDTIDVLIDNQLTIPKIMLDPDTHHMVSGNRVSSKTPTFRLTDIDPDVREIKLTFSNESPSITFNPTKELSEELIKQGVSKKEGYYTYTPQKEWTNDTYTITLTVKDQATNEQSYAYDVIIDTSTVETPKIILQEDNSFNQKKNITKTKNPTFKLETIDKNAQNEIQISVFSVDPRSSSTELGSKKITIQDATQKGFDLSKLSNSGKGAVNITQDGKYQIEAVVTSTAGSKSAPGILDFTIDSADAPTPTIELVDNTGTNDKPVTNKTQPKLILKNIDSSRLDWDNPQLIKVTFLKKLGSNEDKKTQNFVQSQINIKESDDSTESEYELTWNKEDLTPGEYTVTAKVTYQAGQVGNGSLNNNHTMTIYTTPPTSTIQFLEELGKVDGQFKVSKSQMKFQIVPNEKDVPPGRGTTSVQVILKDLEGNQQKTQTAILNEEIWTADLSEPDQISKGGKYQVVAKVTDPHGNEGLSQPLSFELLDGLNPPVIKINAEDHTPYDQNEDPNIKITSKRTPQFTFDEIDDVVNKVTVSVSKSKEKNADPKTIKYTKIPEGKWKNDEDDQGYNSNQIPILFQEDGEYNMTLKAETTGGLEATSNILTLGVYVNVIRPSIAVEGKDEREVLSGTATPTFEIKNVDPHAREINITATLGKSEETAKKFQAVLNQDGSIKTKSDNGFFEQIESGYQFIPSKNLDEGKYNIVVSVINEARQPSSNSLPLGLIIDTSKPQQPSIVLSEASNTTHPDSLHEKWTSSRKPTFTIDLKDNNTDNPIEKVEVMVKGVGNKTYIAQKNNSTNQFVTDSPSQKGAFSLESNKKLTFTPDDEWAKGEYSLSVKTYNSLNKPGDVSETEVVNVNYDQPDQPKIELAYADQTGKTIDKSNTKITNNPNPSFAISNINLKQDNIDERAVTITITKDGESKITGAKVTHDTGQFSYKTSNFKDTYGDGEYNATVRVINKAGIPSDSQEFTFEIDTTEPDKPEINWNSEAFKTAKNSDELKAVAKKGQIVFLVTTSEEIDDPRYITAKINNTGSLSAKEKVKDSKNVWKLTSNDSLSSGKHNLYVEVTDKAGNKTSAQGEFMVLDALPAPKIDMAHNANAAGKDRKPYMINKVNMDQDDKRKLNIILDDNTLFSYVEMKAELISESSGSSSVLSIKKNNPDNNWTVEIPADQPDGKYTLKVTATDVLTMTKETEVDFEVDTTLTNIPVIELKNSGTKSSDSTDAQETTQTKPVFMIRDIPEDIYKINIQISGDNNDYEIKNLEGFKGDSKEWGGIKKDLEDDKEYFITVTFTDKAGNTSNNDNNLYNIKKIAPFVFKDPELILDPQTDSGTQGDFKTNHDKPVLLFKNTSDAKVTEGKLTLENKTANKSYTYPFKDFTPTGGPDSKEYKIDLIKNDSLTDKTAAFPAGEYRITVELTYDNNETYQKKTTLNDPLIINRHKPSAVSDVKYSFNETEGVKTIRIEGEKPKNTDVFIQFKGQSEINITKKGNTSVFDVEAFDTTQSWGQQKSFTLFVKDDIGNQSENTQVDIPLPPAITRYRALDENQLEVFVKKENLKQGDKIILKNQSNEKYEHTVTAVNLSNNSFQFTTNNAFTGKFTAYVIRAERHESEKIERTIPKTPTEVDYTFVGNGKFFSVKGKVKEGETLNTKLSGIDNTQKSHKAYKEEVVRTKVIEHNVNEMQFEVFSSNEEGGESQSIIKTINPVVLYWDYTSGHYFIRFSGWNPEDDQKLGAPYPQEPFKYSHELRVDAALIKYKTLPYKSSQNYRVIEFDDSFLYELCRYVNYDLFEDIRKRGAKDFFWKFNGFEPGALYNSMKFISLEEVLKFIKSDELWDPDGDIDKKNHLMRVLTTQWNIRPVNVSTEISSGKTIIKGQINKRIEGEIFLLDGNSNPIIQTYSTTYSDEAGKINFETKLDGVIQDRSNMYLYFKTKDTSNSIISFWVNIQPGAETNHDNREKTMFENLYKKAERILETGEHHDTVFSDIHFDEEMDESPKTEEHQSNPEKTNQPTESSPEESTTEEPSERSKRSTSLTEQEENPVDTQTQAQQVNPTQPQKQDIPSELLEEPKTAAPKNPGELLNPITSEENTTADTTPSFTLNAPKDAPDAVKALVTLDNRPEYELELIDNQGVFTVEMPLAEGPHELKVKFIEPDGDWIRLDKTFTIDASSERILSSLETPDKYQIDLSTGSKTIPSKENADILMMTPVLHLPEHEEESTYYS; from the coding sequence TTGAGGGAGCCTGGTTATGAATATACATCTGAATTGGGCGAAAAAGGTAAAAGTAAAAACTATAGTTTAACTGTGACCACCTATGTGGGTGAAAAGAATAAAGAATCTGACACAATAGATGTGTTGATTGATAATCAATTAACTATTCCAAAAATTATGTTAGATCCAGACACACATCATATGGTATCAGGGAATAGGGTCAGCTCAAAAACACCGACATTTAGGTTGACTGACATCGACCCAGATGTCAGAGAGATCAAACTGACATTTTCAAATGAATCACCATCGATTACCTTCAATCCTACTAAGGAACTTTCTGAAGAATTAATAAAGCAAGGCGTGTCAAAAAAAGAGGGGTATTACACTTACACACCTCAAAAAGAATGGACTAACGATACATATACAATCACACTCACCGTTAAAGACCAGGCAACAAATGAACAGTCATACGCATACGATGTCATCATTGATACCAGTACAGTCGAGACACCCAAAATCATCCTTCAGGAAGACAATTCATTTAACCAGAAAAAAAATATCACAAAGACTAAAAACCCTACATTTAAATTAGAAACGATTGATAAAAACGCCCAAAATGAGATTCAAATCTCTGTTTTTTCTGTTGACCCCAGAAGTTCTTCTACTGAATTGGGTTCGAAAAAAATCACTATACAAGACGCGACTCAAAAAGGTTTTGACCTGAGCAAGCTCAGTAATTCAGGAAAGGGTGCAGTTAACATAACCCAAGATGGAAAATACCAGATTGAAGCCGTGGTCACATCAACAGCAGGTAGTAAGAGCGCACCTGGAATATTAGACTTTACGATTGACAGTGCTGACGCCCCAACCCCCACCATTGAACTTGTTGACAATACTGGCACCAATGACAAACCTGTCACCAATAAAACGCAGCCTAAATTGATTCTCAAGAATATCGATAGCTCCCGCTTAGATTGGGATAATCCTCAACTGATTAAGGTGACCTTCCTCAAAAAATTGGGCAGTAACGAGGATAAGAAAACCCAAAATTTTGTACAATCGCAGATAAACATAAAAGAAAGTGATGATTCTACTGAAAGTGAATATGAGCTCACGTGGAATAAAGAAGACTTAACTCCTGGCGAGTATACCGTCACAGCCAAGGTGACTTACCAGGCCGGTCAAGTCGGCAACGGTAGTCTGAATAACAACCATACGATGACCATTTACACCACCCCGCCGACATCGACGATTCAATTTCTTGAGGAGCTGGGGAAAGTTGACGGTCAATTTAAAGTCAGCAAAAGTCAGATGAAGTTTCAGATTGTGCCCAATGAAAAGGATGTGCCGCCAGGAAGAGGAACGACTTCGGTTCAGGTCATATTAAAAGACTTGGAGGGGAATCAACAAAAAACCCAGACAGCTATACTAAATGAAGAGATATGGACTGCAGATTTATCAGAGCCAGATCAAATCTCTAAAGGGGGGAAATACCAAGTCGTGGCAAAAGTCACAGATCCGCATGGGAATGAGGGTTTATCTCAGCCGCTGTCCTTTGAATTGCTCGACGGGCTAAACCCCCCCGTGATTAAAATAAATGCTGAAGATCACACCCCTTATGATCAAAACGAAGACCCTAACATTAAGATCACCTCAAAAAGAACCCCGCAGTTTACTTTTGATGAGATAGATGACGTTGTCAATAAAGTGACCGTTTCTGTGTCTAAATCTAAAGAAAAAAATGCAGATCCCAAGACAATCAAGTACACAAAAATCCCCGAAGGAAAATGGAAGAATGATGAGGATGATCAGGGGTATAACTCGAATCAAATCCCAATTCTATTTCAAGAAGACGGTGAATATAATATGACCCTGAAAGCGGAAACGACGGGGGGTCTCGAAGCCACTTCAAACATACTGACTCTCGGTGTGTATGTAAATGTCATCCGCCCGAGCATTGCTGTAGAGGGTAAAGACGAGCGCGAGGTATTGAGCGGAACCGCTACACCCACCTTTGAGATTAAGAATGTCGATCCGCATGCCAGAGAAATTAACATTACCGCCACCCTTGGAAAATCTGAAGAAACCGCAAAAAAATTTCAGGCGGTGCTCAATCAAGACGGGTCAATAAAAACAAAATCTGATAATGGTTTTTTTGAACAAATTGAGAGCGGCTACCAATTTATACCTAGTAAAAATTTGGACGAAGGAAAATATAATATCGTTGTTTCGGTCATCAATGAAGCCAGACAACCCTCTTCAAATTCTTTACCACTGGGGCTGATCATCGATACCAGCAAGCCACAACAGCCCAGCATCGTACTCTCTGAGGCGAGTAACACCACTCATCCGGACTCTCTTCATGAAAAATGGACAAGTTCCAGGAAGCCGACATTTACTATCGACCTGAAAGACAACAATACAGATAATCCCATCGAAAAGGTGGAGGTCATGGTTAAAGGCGTAGGAAACAAAACATATATCGCTCAAAAAAATAATTCAACCAATCAGTTTGTTACAGATAGTCCAAGTCAAAAAGGTGCATTCTCATTAGAGAGTAATAAGAAATTAACCTTTACTCCTGATGATGAATGGGCGAAAGGCGAATACAGCCTGTCGGTTAAAACCTATAATTCATTGAATAAACCTGGTGATGTTTCTGAAACAGAAGTGGTTAACGTTAATTATGATCAACCTGATCAACCCAAAATTGAACTGGCCTATGCTGACCAAACGGGCAAAACGATAGATAAAAGTAATACAAAAATAACAAACAACCCAAATCCCAGCTTCGCCATCAGCAACATCAATTTAAAACAAGACAACATAGATGAACGTGCCGTCACCATCACGATCACCAAAGATGGTGAATCCAAAATCACGGGCGCAAAAGTAACACATGACACAGGCCAATTTTCTTACAAAACGAGTAACTTTAAAGATACTTATGGAGATGGCGAATATAACGCCACAGTCAGGGTCATCAATAAAGCGGGAATACCGAGTGATTCCCAGGAGTTTACATTTGAAATTGATACAACTGAGCCTGATAAACCCGAGATTAACTGGAACTCAGAGGCATTCAAAACAGCAAAAAACAGCGATGAACTAAAAGCAGTAGCAAAAAAAGGCCAGATCGTTTTTTTGGTAACAACAAGTGAAGAGATTGACGACCCAAGATATATTACAGCTAAGATTAATAATACTGGTTCTCTAAGTGCAAAAGAGAAAGTAAAAGACAGCAAAAACGTCTGGAAGCTTACTTCTAATGATTCTCTTTCATCGGGTAAGCATAATTTATACGTCGAAGTCACAGACAAAGCGGGCAATAAAACCAGTGCGCAAGGCGAATTTATGGTACTGGACGCATTACCAGCCCCCAAAATAGACATGGCCCATAACGCCAATGCGGCGGGGAAAGACAGAAAGCCTTATATGATCAACAAAGTCAATATGGATCAGGATGATAAGAGAAAGTTAAACATTATCCTGGATGATAATACGCTATTTTCGTATGTTGAGATGAAGGCGGAACTCATTAGTGAATCCTCAGGTTCAAGCTCTGTCCTCTCTATCAAAAAAAATAATCCCGATAACAACTGGACAGTGGAGATACCCGCAGATCAACCTGATGGTAAATATACATTGAAAGTCACCGCCACAGATGTGTTAACAATGACGAAGGAAACCGAGGTAGATTTTGAGGTTGACACGACCCTTACCAACATACCTGTTATCGAACTGAAAAATTCGGGCACAAAGAGTTCTGACTCCACAGACGCACAGGAAACAACACAAACAAAGCCAGTCTTTATGATTCGAGATATCCCGGAAGATATCTATAAGATAAACATTCAAATCTCAGGAGATAATAATGATTATGAGATAAAAAATCTGGAAGGTTTTAAAGGAGACTCAAAAGAGTGGGGCGGTATTAAAAAGGATTTAGAAGATGACAAGGAATATTTCATCACAGTCACTTTTACAGACAAGGCAGGCAATACAAGCAATAATGATAATAATCTATACAACATCAAAAAAATCGCCCCATTTGTTTTCAAAGATCCGGAACTCATACTCGATCCGCAGACCGACTCAGGCACTCAGGGGGATTTCAAAACGAATCATGACAAACCTGTTTTACTCTTTAAGAACACGAGCGATGCAAAAGTGACTGAGGGTAAGCTGACGCTTGAAAATAAAACAGCGAATAAGAGTTATACATATCCTTTTAAAGACTTCACGCCTACAGGTGGTCCAGATAGCAAAGAATACAAAATTGATTTGATAAAAAATGATTCTTTAACTGATAAAACAGCAGCCTTTCCAGCAGGGGAATACAGAATCACTGTAGAGTTGACTTATGACAATAATGAAACATATCAGAAGAAAACCACTTTAAATGACCCCCTGATCATCAACCGACATAAACCCTCAGCAGTGTCTGATGTTAAGTACTCTTTCAATGAAACAGAGGGAGTGAAAACCATCAGGATAGAAGGGGAAAAACCAAAAAACACAGATGTTTTTATTCAATTTAAAGGTCAAAGTGAGATAAATATCACAAAAAAAGGCAATACCTCTGTATTCGACGTGGAGGCCTTCGACACTACCCAATCCTGGGGGCAACAGAAAAGCTTTACCCTCTTCGTTAAAGACGATATCGGCAACCAATCCGAGAATACTCAGGTCGACATACCACTCCCGCCTGCCATCACTCGATATCGTGCTTTAGACGAGAATCAACTTGAGGTATTTGTCAAAAAAGAAAACCTAAAACAAGGCGATAAAATTATTCTTAAAAATCAAAGTAATGAAAAATACGAACATACAGTGACTGCAGTTAATTTAAGCAACAATAGTTTTCAATTTACAACTAACAACGCATTCACAGGCAAATTTACGGCTTATGTCATCCGGGCAGAGCGGCACGAAAGCGAAAAAATTGAAAGAACGATACCCAAGACTCCTACAGAAGTGGATTACACTTTCGTTGGGAACGGTAAATTTTTTAGCGTCAAGGGAAAGGTAAAAGAGGGAGAAACATTAAATACAAAGCTCTCAGGTATTGATAATACTCAAAAAAGTCATAAAGCCTATAAAGAGGAAGTGGTAAGGACGAAAGTAATAGAACATAACGTCAATGAAATGCAATTCGAGGTGTTTTCTTCAAATGAAGAGGGCGGAGAAAGTCAGTCGATTATAAAAACAATTAATCCTGTAGTTCTTTATTGGGATTATACTTCGGGGCACTACTTCATAAGGTTTAGTGGTTGGAACCCCGAGGATGATCAGAAATTAGGGGCTCCTTATCCTCAAGAACCCTTTAAATATTCACATGAATTAAGGGTGGATGCTGCACTCATAAAATATAAGACATTACCGTACAAAAGTAGTCAAAATTATCGAGTCATTGAATTTGATGACAGTTTTTTGTATGAATTGTGTAGATATGTGAATTATGACCTCTTCGAGGATATAAGGAAAAGGGGCGCAAAAGATTTTTTCTGGAAATTTAACGGATTTGAACCAGGAGCACTTTATAACTCGATGAAATTTATCAGCCTGGAAGAGGTTTTAAAATTTATAAAAAGTGATGAATTATGGGATCCTGATGGCGATATCGATAAAAAAAATCACTTAATGAGGGTATTGACCACGCAATGGAACATTCGGCCTGTTAACGTTAGTACCGAAATATCCAGTGGGAAGACTATAATCAAAGGGCAAATCAACAAAAGAATAGAAGGAGAAATATTTTTGTTAGATGGTAATAGCAATCCTATAATCCAGACATATTCAACCACATATTCTGATGAAGCAGGAAAGATAAATTTTGAAACAAAACTTGATGGGGTTATTCAAGATCGCTCGAATATGTACCTTTATTTCAAAACTAAAGACACAAGTAACTCAATTATCTCTTTTTGGGTGAATATTCAACCAGGTGCAGAAACTAACCATGATAATAGAGAAAAAACAATGTTCGAAAATCTGTACAAAAAAGCTGAAAGAATATTAGAAACTGGTGAACATCACGATACTGTGTTCTCTGACATACATTTTGATGAAGAAATGGATGAATCTCCGAAGACCGAGGAACATCAGTCCAACCCTGAAAAAACCAATCAACCAACCGAAAGCTCAC